The genomic region aaaaggatcacTTTAACCATAAAGAACATTTAACAAAAACCATACCCCCAAATCACTAAATTTTTTAGAGCAATGAAAACTAAACTTGTTTAACCCTTCATAAAACCTACAAAAATGGAGAAATGTAAGATTCTCACATCAGTCAAGAGCTGATCTAGAACCGGCAAAGCCTCGGACTCCACAAAGTTAATCTTGTGCTCGACGCCGGCTTTCTTAATTATCGGTAATCCGATTTCATATGCATCTCGATCTATATCGATAGCGGTTATCTGCAGGGAAACAACATCTTTGTCAATTCAAATGAATTTCACCATGAACTAGTTCAATAAGGCTCAAATATAATACATAAAATTCAAAGTTGCACTCTACCTTCCCGTCCTCAGGAATCGAAAGCGCTGTCAGTAGAAGGGAGTATCCGGTGAAGACTCCGATCTCAATAGTCTTCTTAGCATTTACTAGTTGTAGAAGCATGGTAATGATCTGACCTGCATCCAGTGCTGTAGCCATTAATTTCCTGGCAAACACAAAAAGTGAAATGTGATTCAACAATCAGCATGTAGATATGTAAAACATGCAGAATTACATTTTTATGTTATCTTGGAGCAAATCGTGCTTCCTCTGTTTCTAAAAACATTCTTTGACTTCCCTTGAATTTAGGTAATAATACATTGGAGAAGTCAATGTTATTTGataaaaaaagagtaaaatatTTCTGTCATATTCTTTAAGAATTAATAGAACTACTAGTCGTTACTACTAGTCTTAAAATATGTATGGCAAGAATTAATAGTGTTGTAAAGAAGTGTTAAAGAACAatctctaataaaataaaaaagggcaTACCTTGGATGATTAGCAGTTACATCCCTTAACTCCTTGAGAGGCTCTGGCTCACGTGGGAAGACACTAGATTCCAAAATATACTACCATATCCATAAACAAATTCAGACGATGGAATTGAAGTCATACAACTATAGTGTATATCTAGCAACTAGGAAAAGAGATCAATGGGACTATGGAAGCAGTAATACCTTGTACAACTCTTCAGTTTGCAATAAACCCTTTGATGCCATTGTCCTCAAACTACACACACCAAGGAATATGAAAGTTTAGATCATGAGTGTGTAATCATTTCTAAATCATCATATAGCATGTTCTAGGTGTTTGGGAAAAACAAAGAGAGTCAAAGCCAGGAGTGGGAGCATACTACAAAAATTTACATGAAGAGTGATGGGAAGAATAACGCACTATTGATACTTTATATCAAGACACATTCACACTGGTAATACCAACAAATGGTTCAATAGAAAGAGAATAGAcactaatatttattatttaacatGGAAAAATTTTCTGGTGGGACAAAAATTCATGGGCCAACCCGATATTCACAGTATTTAAAGGTACAGCAACAACAAAGTATTATCTCACTATGTGAGATCAGTTACATCCATCTAATAACATCATTAAGTCCTATAATGTATTATGTATACAATGAGACTGTTTGTACGTAGACCTTATTTGACTACCTCATGTATTGTCTTTCGGGTATTCTTTTACCTTTCGTCTCTGTCTACCTTCCATCTCATTTACTCTATTAACTCTATGTTTTACCGATCTTCTTTCCATATGTCCAAACCACCTTATATGAGTTTCTACCAATGGAACATTCTGCTAATATTAGATGTGTTTTTACTACAATTTAAATATAGTGTATCCTAGTAAAACTTTTTTCTAATATAATTTATAAAATCTAATGAACATTAGAGAATACCAAAAACCCAGTATATATTATTCAGTACATTCTAGTTGTGCGACAGATTCCTTAGGATATTACACTCACTATGAGAGCTCACTCTCACAAAAAGGCTTTTATTTTTGCTTCTTCTCCCTCGGTGGTTTTGAGAGCTCTATTTGTAGAGAAAGGAGCTCATCTCGTGCCATTGTCACCAAACCACCTAACCAATCTATTCCAAGACTTTGAATTCAACAAAGCCTTGCAATGTTGCCTGGCAATGGCAAAATGAGAGCCAAGGATCAAAACCAGGTATGTTTCTATGCTGAATGAGAATAGATATACCGGGGCACTTAAAAATGTCCATATCAAATatggtaaagtactaaattagtcCCCTACGGGGGTAATcctattttggtccttaaggtttaaagtgttctatttgaattcaaaaaaatttcatttagtttcaatatagtcccaccgtgaggtcaaagttaaataattaacgaaatgtcctaaATGACAACAGTACAAAaacaaggtcgataatctggAAAACAAATACGAGCTCTAGAGACACAAAATCAAttgtggatgcatcaatacatttatttatcattcttcttatagtttaaatgaaatattttctatagaactaaaaaaaatgataaataaatatattgatacatccacggttgattttgtgcctatGAAGCTCCTAtttgttctccaaattatcgactATTggtgttatgtaggacattctcttaattatttaactttgacctcacggtgggaTTACATttaagttaaattttttttattcaaataagacactttaaaccttaaggaacaaaataaaattatgccCAAAGCCCCAATGTAGGGAattaatttagtactttaccctatcAAATATCACAACCATGTTTTCATGTTTTCTGTACACAAAAATCAGCTACTAAATAAATTatctctgtataaaataaaatagattgaataacatatgtatttatacacaaatacataataGTTAATTTAGTGgctgatattattttttttgcaCATAGCATTTTTGTATCACATATGTTTCGGGTTAAATTTATAGTTTCCTCTATAAATCGTTTATTGACAATTTAATC from Arachis ipaensis cultivar K30076 chromosome B02, Araip1.1, whole genome shotgun sequence harbors:
- the LOC107625467 gene encoding probable caffeoyl-CoA O-methyltransferase At4g26220, which gives rise to MASKGLLQTEELYKYILESSVFPREPEPLKELRDVTANHPRKLMATALDAGQIITMLLQLVNAKKTIEIGVFTGYSLLLTALSIPEDGKITAIDIDRDAYEIGLPIIKKAGVEHKINFVESEALPVLDQLLTDHENEGSYDYAFVDADKVNYWNYHERLLKLLKVGGIVVYDNTLWGGSVAKNENETPEFYRPGRHLTIEFNKQIAADSRVQISLAPFGDGITICKRIM